ACTGCTCCAGCTAGTTTCCTTTCATCCAGGCATGTTAACCATTCCTCGGTTATGCGTGCCAGTGCAGTAGTTGAAAAGCCCTGTCTGTATGCATGTTGACACTCTGTTAGCAATTTATTTGTTACTGAAATATTCCATTATTTAATTAAACATGATCTTCTCCAGGGTTTAGCTTAATACTGGTAGTAACCTGATTGGTCTGCTGTTTGATCTAGTAAAGCCTGCCTTTGCATCTTTGAGCAGAGGTATAATTTGTGACCGTTTCCAGAAATCAGGAAAAGCACCACTTAAAACAGACCTATTAAAAATATGGCAAATAGGTTTAGAGAGTTGAGTTGCCGCGACTTTGAGTTTTTTTCCAACAAGATTGTCTATTCCTGGCGGAGTATCTTCAGAGAGACACTGAAGCATCTTTTCAACGTCATCCTTGGTTACTGTTTTAAAATCAAATTGACAGTTTTTACCACACATTATATTATCCACTAATTTACACGAGTCACTATCAGTAATGTCCATGTCTAATCTTAAATTGTGTACTTTCTTTGTAAAAACATTGTTGAAGTAATTTGCAATCTCATATGGCCTAGTGATGAACTGCCCCTCACTTTCTACAAATTTTGGAGATGATTTTGCGCTTTTACACGTTAATACATTCTATGTTTTCCACAATTTGTTTCTATCGTTGTCATGTTGGGAATATGTTttacccaggacatgaaagaatcacagacggacacacacctatctggaacaatcctgacattttgcaaaacaacaaaatgatgaaccttccggactggaaaaataaaggaatcctatacctggaacacatatatgaaggattggacttcatcccatttaatcaaatagtctcccaatttggaatggataagaatagctttttagaatatcaccaaattaaatctgtagtcaaacaacaatttaagctcaataaaatagaattacaaacaccaccaagggtattagacttctataatctcaaaccccccaaactactgtctaaagtatataagacactgtccaaaatagacgataaaattgcaatccctattgaaaaatgggaggtggatctatcagttagctttgaccaggacttctggtcccaaacttgtttaaaaactttttaaatgatcagacaccccaatttacaattaattcagtacaaaattctacacagagtacactatacaggtcatcggatgttcaagatggggtttgtgtcgtctgacacctgtacacactgcaaaaacaacattcctgacaattacattcatgcactgtggtcctgcccacctgtccaggaattttggggtagagtatgtgaggatctgtcaaaatgtctgaaatgtcatatcccaacttccccctctctttgtttactggggaagctggacgatgtcccgattgcaacatctttggttcacgtggttctgactgccatatgcatcgctaagaaaactatcctcttgaattggaaaaatagagaaagtctctgcattaaccagtatagaaatcttttgttagatcatattacacttgatatagcctctgcttccacttcagatgaatctctctgggctcctttgatcggttccatcacatagcgagggtggggggccgttgatgttgtcctgcaggatggtgtgggtggggggggtgtggggtctgagtttggagtatccggatgttccctggaggtgggttcactgggggtgtctgggactggggggccgttgcccccctctggaggtgcttgggttgcctcagggggtggactgctggcggttgtgagttgggcctcttggggatcttggcggcggccatgggtcactgcctggcggctgcaatgcccctgggcgggtctgggtgggggcctgggggctcggggtttgggggtggccagccccgtgtggggatctgggcggggccttgggggtcgggttctgacatgtatgctgccgggaggaaggcagggacacccagcagtgcctggcccgggttcgggggcctcaggtaggccttggctcctctgccgttccatcacaggggagggggaggtccaggagggggaggacccaaccttacctggatgtcccatgtcttatatattctggaagttgtgcaaatgcaggggtgggcatagatattctgctggggtggggctgggttggtgccctcggactccgtgaggctctgtaatgctgctactttgggccctggcaggatgggctggggtctccatgccctgggtggcagtttgacaacaaaggtgcctattggggccagtaggggagctggctccctgaagggctaagcccaaccagccattcctccccatccccgcatatttctctcctcctgctccctcacatcatcacacaaacatacacataggaccttggggagtGGGCAAgtaagggagtgcgggtatggaccccatttccgcattcctgtggaaacctgccccccaattttatttgcaccttatacacttccactgacgacattccacacaaacacacacttagggccttgggagtgagcacattcaacggcatttggcagggggatatttcagcctcctcccgagtgccggtgcccacttccaattttaaactgcacttagacactgatggctgagggtgtaagtggggtggtgcggtggcatcagctggcatatgctggatgaggcccgcactgcccactcaccacagccatggaatacacctcatgatcacacaacactatattggagcaggcggagggagactaggggtcttagccacctctgttgttgcttggcttcctggggctggaggctaggagggagatctggccgtctggttggggtctggggtggggggttgctgtgctcagcgttgggcgggggagcctgctcatcagcaccccagcagaaagggtcaaactctggttaccggtgatagttgtacccaatgtgcagcagtaccgggaccagagtgaatagggtgtgtatggggagcatgagtgggtgtccggcgtgcatttttgtaagtcttgggttgtatgtgcatgtgtgagcatgagggaggaagtgtgtgactgtgtttgtgtatgactgtatatgtcaggtggggcctttgggtcctcccctctcctggaacttctcttgatgatatagatctctgtcccccctccccctgccacacctggtgtgggggcttgtgccttggtctgcctgagtgttcggggcaaccgggtctgggggtttaagattttggcatctgcctgttagatcccggtggctgcctggtggggtctgggtccctgggctctgctgggtccccggcgggggtggtcgcccctgggttccgggtcgctgggtcccgggctcggcctgctagggggtgggaggctgtgggcgggcctgtgggcttgccgctgatatctccagggactctgccggctgctggttgtggccccccggggcgatcctctgtgcgtctcgaggggggcgggggcctttctggttgcagtctccttggggttcctgcgttctggggcagcgcctggatctctgggacttggagctccccccgtctcctgcgcatctttggggggtggatctgtggtccctcacactctctgttgggagctcctatagaaaaaccttaaataaacaagcgcgtgtacacacacaggtgctcacatggtgctcacaaaagtatgggcttgagcacgttaaacacaggtcttaagactatggtgggcacttaatgcgttgtgatttattatcgtgattcttcagttaagcaatgttgattatatacatatatattttttcttttcatcaagttgacgcagtgataggtagatcttgttgtattgttgttgtgtcccttttttttgtgtccctttgttttttttttgtcttttttctgcaggtctggaagcagactcttgttcattattgtttgtttttgtggaaccccccccccccccccccccctctcccccccttttcttttcctttctctttcacctctgtctccgtgtctggtcggaattacaaagcattcaacaacaataacaataaagttttaagtatcaggcgtgacattaaaagcaaacgctttgatgctccacctgagaataaatctgtaaggcttgtcaccagcattcagacatcaattctgcttgcttcacagccagacaggacacggttaaaaaaaaaaaaaaaaaggatttcttattgtatttttataggatttattacggtattttacagggatttcttagtgtattttaatggatttattagtgtattttaatggtcatatctctgtcctattgtgttgcattttattgatgtacagcgctttgtttgtccattctggccatgtgaaagcgctctataaacaaagttgatttgatttgatttgatatcaaatacaggccatttaccatgaacGTGAGTGAAGAGCTTCTGGACCTCCAGAGTCCGAAGAGCCAAACAAGAGGAACATATTTATTTGTTTCTCTTTGTTCCGCCGTAGATGATATGAAACTACAGTGGAATAAAGTCACCGGGATTATTACGGACGGCGCACCTGCCTTGGCTGGCGAGCGGAGTGGATTATCAACCCTTGTGTGTAACAAAGTCAGCGAAGAAGGAGGCAGCGCTATTAAACTCCACCGTATTGTTCATGAAGAAGTTCTCTGTGGCAAATATATGAAGTATGATAATGTTATGAAACCCGTGATGAAGGCTATTAATTATATTCGCTCCAAAGAGCTATGCCACCGTCAGTTTCAACAGTTTCTTCTCGACATCCAGGCTGAATACGGAGATGTTTTGTATCACAATGACGTAAGATGGCTCAGTCGGGGGTCTGCACTGCAGCGCTGCTTCTCTCAGGGAGGAAACTGGACAATTCTTGACAAAAATGGACAACCCATGCCACAATTAAATGATCCTGTGTGGCTGGCTGATTTGGGATTTTTAGTTGACTTAACACGACATCTGAATGCGCTGAACACAAGCCTTCAAGGGCCAAATGCAGTGGTAAGCCAACTGTATTCGCACATCAAAGCCTTTCGGACCAAGCTGCTACTTTTCCAAAGGCACCTGTCACAGGCGCAGCCCAATACCGCACATTTCTCATCGCTGCAGGAAATCATGACCAGTTTCCCACAGAACAATATCAGTGGGCAAATGACAAAGTATGCAGCAGACATCTCATCTCTGGTTGAGGAATTTCAGCAGCGCTTTCGAGACTTTGCAGCTATTGAAAAGGAGATCACGCTtttttcctctcctttctccGTGGACCCTGATGACGCTCCAGACCACCTGCAGCTGGAGCTCATTGAGCTGCCGTGTGACGCTGAGCATCGCAGTCGGCACCAACAGCTCCCTCTTGTCAACTTCTACCGCCAGCTGGATGAAGGTAGGTTCCAAGCAGTTCGGACATTTGCTAAGAAAATGCCGAGCTTGTTTGGCTCCACATACACGTGTGAGAAGACATTCTCCGTTATGAACATTAACAAGAGCCGCATGAGGACGAGACTGAGTGACTCTCACCTGCGTGACGTCTTACGCATCAAAACCACTGCTCTTGAGCCAGACCTGGACTACATACTGCAGTCAAGATCCCAGTATCACCCTTCACATTAGTGCAGGCAAGAAATTTGTTAAGTCCTCTGAGTTGAATAAATTCTTAAATCTCGGTTAATTAATTGTTTTGTGATGGTCAATTTTGTTTACAGTCAGCATATAATAGTGAATAATATGTAATGTTTCACATGAACTTAGATATCCTTGATAGTTTTCTTCATTTTTTGTGGTTTGTGATTTTGGTAAAAACTTAatggaaaaaaaaatgtaaaagtaaaagtacgccATTTGCAATAAAAAACATCCCAAAAAAGTTCATTTGTATTTAATGTTCATGGTTCAAAGAATGTCAGGCTGAGTAGTCGGCCCCCACACATTTTCACCTTACCAAATCTGGCCCTCTTTGCAaaaagtttggacacccctgTTTTAGTATGAAGTGTGATCGGTTAATTCGGACCTTCTCAGACACCTAGTGGTTGAGtggccgccctgggactgggagatcggggttcaaatccctgtcGGGTCATTCAattcaagagtcgtctcaaggcacttcacatagtaaaccttccaatacaggtcagttcattaagccagtcagtaaaacatTTCCTACCAAATGCTTTAACTcaccattaaggggttggattggggggttaaaccaccaaatagttcctgagctcgGCCAccactgcagctcaccgctccccacagggatgggtcaaatgtggagatgaatttcaccagtgtgatcttactaatgggactttaactttaactttatgtgtcatctaataataaagaccagatgatagcttatcaaactactttaattaactttgtaacccgttaatacaaatgctacagtcaTATGGAGGCAGGCACCTCAAACTAAAAAACGTTGTACACAAAAATGACGTGTTCACAAGAGTAAATCGTCTGTCCTTTTTCCTACACAAGGCTCTTGTTCACAGTCAGGAAAGTTAGCATTTTGATATGTTCCGGAGAAAGACTAGCTCTTTTTTTTGAGAGCAGATGTTCCCCGCTGCAGAGATCTGTTCCGATGGCGTGGAAGTGACAAGAATGAACAGAACAGATTTAGCCAGCTGAGCTTAGTGTGGCTAAATCTTTTCTGTGCAAGTGTGGGGAAACGACCCTCATTTTATCTCCACCATCTTCACGCCTCTGTTGCATGGCTGGTCCACACTTCAGCGTCAGGGAGCAACTGACAGATTTGAGGGCTTGCTTTACCTTAAAgttacagtgtgtatttttcctgatgacagggggcagtagatacctaatttGTTGCAAGCGagcagtatttttgtgctggagtaagaccttaccaatggatgcccattagggtcaaaaagccctggggagtgcaaacttcagcaacatGAAGAAcaaatcagactccctttcatcacaggCAACAAGTggagaggtaaacgtgtaaaacaacaacatttaagaatgaatgATGAGAAGACCAATGCAATGAGAAGACCGTGGTCGATTACATCAAAGGCTGCAGTGAAGTCCAAAAACACTGCTCCAGCTAGTTTCCTTTCATCCAGGCATGTTAACCATTCCTCGGTTATGCGTGCCAGTGCAGTAGTTGAAAAGCCCTGTCTGTATGCATGTTGACACTCTGTTAGCAATTTATTTGTTACTGAAATATTCCATTATTTAATTAAACATGATCTTCTCCAGGGTTTAGCTTAATACTGGTAGTAACCTGATTGGTCTGCTGTTTGATCTAGTAAAGCCTGCCTTTGCATCTTTGAGCAGAGGTATAATTTGTGACCGTTTCCAGAAATCAGGAAAAGCACCACTTAAAACAGACCTATTAAAAATATGGCAAATAGGTTTAGAGAGTTGAGTTGCCGCGACTTTGAGTTTTTTTCCAACAAGATTGTCTATTCCTGGCGGAGTATCTTCAGAGAGACACTGAAGCATCTTTTCAACGTCATCCTTGGTTACTGTTTTAAAATCAAATTGACAGTTTTTACCACACATTATATTATCCACTAATTTACACGAGTCACTATCAGTAATGTCCATGTCTAATCTTAAATTGTGTACTTTCTTTGTAAAAACATTGTTGAAGTAATTTGCAATCTCATATGGCCTAGTGATGAACTGCCCCTCACTTTCTACAAATTTTGGAGATGATTTTGCGCTTTTACACGTTAATACATTCTATGTTTTCCACAATTTGTTTCTATCGTTGTCATGTTGGGAATATGTTttacccaggacatgaaagaatcacagacgGAAACGATGGTAAGCAAataacaaataatatttattaacGATGTGTAACTGAAAGCGctgctccaaacgggaacagGAGGGACCGAGATCTAAAACGGGAAAGCAAACAGGTGTTAGAATCACgaaaccctggaaccagagaaccagaactAGAATTGTTTGGAGAGCTATTCATACTGGAGATGATCGGTCTTGGTGAGGCAGGGCTGGGTCTTTGGGACCAGGCGGGACAGacaagcagcagagagtgaggatcCGGGACGGGACGAGGAAACAGGCAGCGAGGCAGACTATGATGCAGGTCCGGAGGCTGGAGGTTAGGTAGGCTGGGAAGCGGGTAGGATGGCAGGCGGGCGGCAGAGAGTGAGGAGACCAGGGGGACGGTGAGCGATGTGATGTTGGACTAACAACTCCAGACGGTGGTGGGTAATTCCTGAGAACAGACGAGCAGGAACCTTCAGGACTCTGTAGATCAGGGCAGACAAGATTTAAACTGAACAACAAACTAGAACTACAACTGGCTCGTGTTTACCCAAGATGCGAGTGTCAACCGacactggagttgtgtcacaccgctccttaagtacccctggccctctgatcagGGAGATCAGGAACAGgtggctctccgacacgcccacctgttaaCACAGAACTGGGACAACTGCGGTGTATTAAGTGAAATCAATAGTGAGCAGGGCAGACGGTGACAATCATGAATGGAATTATTGATTTTCTGTTTAAAGTAATTACGTTTTTTAATGTGATTTAGTTTTGAGACCTTGTTTCTCAATGAGCAGTATGTTTTTCGGTCATCAGAACACACCGCTGCTTTGGCTTTCTCCCTTTGGAGCATCACAGCTCTCACCTCACTGTCCAGCCATGGTACGCTGCTACTTTTTATGGACCTTTTTATAAGAGGAGCATGCTTATTAACCAATTTCATTAATTTATCCATGAAAGTTTTTAAGGCAACATTCGCATTCTGTTCCTCGTAAACATCCGACCATTGCATATTATTGATGTCAGACATAAATAAGTCTGAGTTAAATCTTTCGAGGGATCTCCTGAGAACAATCCTGACTCCTGCTTTGGACAATTTGTTGTTTCTTGACACAGCAATTAAATTATGATCGCTGCACCCTACAGCCTTTGAAACCGTTTTTGAGCAAAGCTCTGGAATGTTAGTAAATATCAGGTCAGTACAAGTTGAGATTTTCCCGCCATTGTTGCCAAAAGAAATCCTGGTGGATTGCGTAACTGTCGGAGCTAAATTACAAACACTAGCAATCGAAGACAATTTTTTGTGTAAAGGACAATGTTTGGAAGACCAGTCTATGTTAAAGTCACCTAAAGGAAAGATGTCTGTTTTCCTTCGGACACTGTCTAGCATGTTACATATTTTGTCTAAATAAAACCCATGAGAGCTGGGGGGCCGGTAGCAACAACCAACTAAAGTAGGCTTACAATGTGATAAATAAATCTGTACCCATAATATTTCAATATCAGCACACATTATGTCATTTCTTGGAAGTACAGCTATGTTATCTTTAATGTATAGGGCTACACCCCCACCATGTTCATCCCTATCTCTTCTGTGAATGTTGTAGCCGTCAGTTGCTGCAACAGAATCGTCAAAACAATGGTCCAACTGTGTTTCTGATAGTGCTAAAACATGGATGTTCTCTGCTTGACAGATTCTAGTTATCTCATCGATCTTATTTCTAAGACTGCATATATTTAGGTGAGCAAGGACTAAACCCCTTTTAGAAAAATTAAACAGGGAAGTATTCATGTCTGTATTACATTAGACTCAATGAGACAGGCATGTCGAATATCATTCTTTCTTTGGGTCATTAGGTGCTCCTGATGTTGTGCATGTTCAGTAGGGCCATTTTTTGGTCCTATGACCatgtcagggacttgcacaaaccagccagagaagcactgctcatgagattcaaaactccattttattttggagcagcttcaAAGTTAACAGGAACTTTAACCTAATCACAGCACAAGGCACTCTATCcagaaaaacagaaaacatttcagacacacgaggttcaacttaaatagtggctgatcagaccactctacatacaagaggggaacaattaacatacagttaacacacacacacatcctcacacacacacaaactaaccagtctaatcaattcaggtaactcaaataactaaatcatgATTACAAACTCTCTATCCATAACAGAAAacatctacattaaattaaacacaagcataaacatgaatctcccctcccttgggagttggtagatcccagcagtgctgattaggcttcctgaggagatgagctgcaggcgtGAGACTCCACAGGAAGCTCCAAGTCActgaggtgacagacactgctgtcacaGACCAGCTTGTCATACCTCAGCCATGCTCCTTCACCTTTTTCTCTTGCTGTTTTTAGTTTAGGCCAGAGTTCCTTCCTTTTCTGTTGTACTGCCCCGGAGAAATCTTCATTTACGTAAATGGTTGTCCCTTTCAGCTTTTTGACAGAGGCGAGTATCTGATGTTTGTCCTTCAGACGTGGCAGATTCACCATGATCTTTCTTGGCTTTGCTCCCTCTTGCTGCTGACCAATCCTCTGGACGCGCTCCACCTCAATCTTTGCATCCTCAGTATGAGCCTCAAGCAGAAAGGCAGACGGTGCCGCAGCAAGCCAGATTAAAATGCTCATAGAATAAACGGCGTGTCGACTATTACATCTATTGTCAACTATTTTGTTTGTCAATGCCATCGTGACGCGTCCGTGTCAGTCTGtacatggcagcctcacctctttaAGTGTGTcctaggacagctgtggctatggTGTAGCTCATCAGTACCaaggtgtgaatggatgaacgattcactgtagtgtaaagcactttggagttctcTGATTCAGAATGGTGCTACACAAGTGTgggttatttatcatttatttctgttttagggAAGGCGATGACTGCCCTTCATAGCAGAATTCAACGGTGGTGCATGAGCACAAAAAGAAAAAGGGAAGCTGTCCTAATCTGATGCATGGATCTCATTTTTGTTGG
This sequence is a window from Nothobranchius furzeri strain GRZ-AD chromosome 3, NfurGRZ-RIMD1, whole genome shotgun sequence. Protein-coding genes within it:
- the LOC139068959 gene encoding general transcription factor II-I repeat domain-containing protein 2-like, producing MNVSEELLDLQSPKSQTRGTYLFVSLCSAVDDMKLQWNKVTGIITDGAPALAGERSGLSTLVCNKVSEEGGSAIKLHRIVHEEVLCGKYMKYDNVMKPVMKAINYIRSKELCHRQFQQFLLDIQAEYGDVLYHNDVRWLSRGSALQRCFSQGGNWTILDKNGQPMPQLNDPVWLADLGFLVDLTRHLNALNTSLQGPNAVVSQLYSHIKAFRTKLLLFQRHLSQAQPNTAHFSSLQEIMTSFPQNNISGQMTKYAADISSLVEEFQQRFRDFAAIEKEITLFSSPFSVDPDDAPDHLQLELIELPCDAEHRSRHQQLPLVNFYRQLDEGRFQAVRTFAKKMPSLFGSTYTCEKTFSVMNINKSRMRTRLSDSHLRDVLRIKTTALEPDLDYILQSRSQHLVVEWPPWDWEIGVQIPVGSFNSRVVSRCSPLQRSVPMAWK